One Nitrosopumilus piranensis genomic region harbors:
- a CDS encoding TIGR00269 family protein, protein MKCDGCENSAVYTRKYSGQKLCSECFSNSIVRKTAKTISKHKMIQNDELVAVAVSGGKDSLALLKIIHEMSSTHNFRIKAITIDEGIPGYRNEALEIVEKFCGELGVEHKIYSYKDLFELTLDEALDLRENEKTSSCSICGTLRRRAIDHAAKDIGADVIATGHNLDDILQTFVINMLSGDTNKIGWMDPDTSSNSLRKIKPFCEIYESEIVFYAFTNDIPFQSEPCPHMNEGIRTEIREFLNSLEKQHSGIKNNLYKSVLRVSNIVKESNYKEKMSCKKCGSDCTGNVCAVCNMVLKLKENQT, encoded by the coding sequence ATGAAATGTGACGGGTGTGAAAATTCAGCAGTTTACACTAGAAAATATTCTGGACAAAAACTCTGTTCAGAATGTTTCTCAAATTCCATTGTAAGAAAAACTGCAAAGACTATTTCCAAGCACAAAATGATTCAAAATGATGAACTGGTAGCAGTTGCAGTTTCAGGAGGAAAAGACTCCTTAGCACTCTTAAAAATCATTCATGAAATGTCATCTACTCATAATTTTAGAATCAAAGCAATTACTATTGATGAAGGAATTCCAGGATATAGAAATGAGGCATTAGAAATTGTAGAGAAGTTTTGTGGAGAATTGGGTGTAGAACACAAAATTTACTCTTACAAAGATCTCTTTGAATTAACACTTGATGAAGCATTAGATTTGAGGGAAAATGAAAAAACATCATCATGTTCAATTTGTGGAACTTTAAGAAGGAGGGCAATTGATCATGCTGCAAAAGATATTGGCGCAGATGTTATTGCAACTGGACATAATCTGGATGACATATTACAAACATTTGTCATAAATATGCTTTCAGGAGATACCAATAAGATTGGATGGATGGATCCTGATACATCTTCAAATTCATTACGAAAAATAAAACCATTTTGTGAAATATACGAATCAGAAATAGTATTTTATGCATTTACAAACGACATACCATTTCAATCAGAACCTTGTCCTCACATGAATGAGGGAATAAGAACTGAAATTCGTGAATTTCTAAATTCATTAGAAAAGCAACATAGTGGAATTAAAAATAATTTGTATAAATCAGTTCTAAGAGTATCTAATATTGTAAAAGAATCAAACTATAAAGAAAAAATGAGTTGTAAGAAATGTGGTAGTGACTGTACTGGAAATGTATGCGCAGTTTGCAACATGGTTTTGAAACTAAAAGAAAACCAAACCTAA
- a CDS encoding acylphosphatase codes for MSNQRIRIFVTGRVQGVFFRQTLKTRAIQNDVFGWVKNLKDGRVEAVLEGDEENVSRLIEWAHGGPANAIVEDVEIRNEKYTGEFSKFDVLY; via the coding sequence ATGTCAAATCAACGAATTAGGATTTTTGTAACTGGTAGAGTTCAAGGTGTTTTTTTTCGTCAGACATTGAAAACAAGAGCAATTCAAAATGATGTTTTTGGATGGGTAAAAAATCTCAAAGATGGACGTGTTGAGGCTGTTTTAGAAGGTGATGAAGAAAATGTTAGTCGTTTGATTGAATGGGCTCATGGTGGTCCTGCAAATGCAATCGTTGAAGATGTGGAAATTAGAAACGAAAAATATACTGGTGAATTTTCAAAGTTTGATGTTTTGTATTAG
- a CDS encoding 50S ribosomal protein L2: MGKRPLVRRRGRGGNQFRSTSTGKVGTKANYPRFPLSEQHAGEIIDLVHERGREAPLAKVRFEDGSVSFVPAVLGAKVGTTLQFGLKSKIEKGNVISIQNIPDGTIVCNIEKHFGDGGAIVKSAGTDATVFSHGDEGVTVKLPSGKFTTLNPKNRAMIGTLAGGGSSERPFMSAGGKWRNFKAKGKKYPIVRGVAQAAYVHPHGGGRHQHVGQSSTVSRDAPPGAKVGSIAARKTGRARIKERK, encoded by the coding sequence TTGGGTAAGAGACCATTAGTAAGAAGACGTGGCCGTGGAGGAAATCAATTTAGATCTACTTCTACTGGCAAAGTAGGAACCAAAGCAAACTATCCTCGTTTTCCGCTATCTGAACAACATGCAGGTGAGATTATTGACCTTGTTCACGAGCGTGGTAGAGAAGCACCTTTAGCTAAAGTTAGATTTGAAGATGGGTCTGTATCGTTTGTTCCAGCAGTTCTTGGGGCAAAAGTAGGCACTACTTTACAATTTGGATTAAAATCAAAAATTGAGAAAGGAAATGTAATTAGCATTCAAAATATTCCTGATGGAACTATTGTATGTAATATTGAAAAGCACTTTGGTGATGGTGGTGCAATTGTTAAATCTGCAGGAACTGATGCAACTGTTTTCTCTCATGGTGATGAGGGTGTTACTGTTAAACTTCCTTCTGGAAAATTCACTACTCTAAACCCAAAAAATAGAGCTATGATTGGAACTCTAGCTGGAGGCGGTTCTAGTGAAAGACCATTTATGAGTGCAGGTGGAAAATGGAGAAACTTCAAAGCTAAAGGAAAGAAATACCCAATAGTTCGAGGTGTTGCTCAAGCAGCTTATGTTCACCCTCATGGTGGTGGTCGTCATCAACACGTTGGACAAAGTTCTACTGTCTCAAGAGATGCTCCTCCAGGAGCTAAAGTCGGAAGCATTGCTGCAAGAAAGACTGGTAGAGCTAGAATAAAAGAAAGAAAGTAG
- a CDS encoding CDC48 family AAA ATPase, which translates to MSQNALSLKVLEAYTRDVGRGVARIDYDSMDTLNASTGDVIEIKGKRRTVAKCLPLYPSDEGKGIIRIDGLGRNNSGIAIGDTISVRKIKAVAAEKVVVAPLEAIPPIDERYLADALESVPLIKGDNVMVPYFGGRLTFQVIGVTPAADAVLITQKTVFHIAEKGETLRGVPQVTYEDIGGLTDEIKKVREMIELPLRHPEIFEKLGIEAPKGVLLYGPPGTGKTLLAKAVANESNAHFISISGPEIMSKFYGESEARLREIFKEAREKAPSIIFVDEIDSIAPKREEVTGEVERRVVSQMLSLMDGLEARGKVIVISATNRPNAIDPALRRPGRFDREIEIKVPDKKGRKDILAIHSRNMPLSDDVNIDKISSVSHGYVGADLEYLCKEAAMKCLRRLLPILNLEEEKIPPETLDKLIVNHEDFQKALIEVTPSGMREVFIENPDVKWDEVGGLEDVKRELQEAVEWPMKYPGLYDKLGHTMPRGILLHGPSGTGKTLLAKAVATQSEANFVSVRGPELLSKWVGESERGIREIFKRARQSAPCVIFFDEIDSIAPIRGAGGETAVTERVVSQLLTELDGMENMHGVVVLAATNRADMIDPALLRPGRFDKIIQVPNPDKDSRKRILEINAEKIPMGDDVDIDKIAEITDGMSGADTSSIANTAVSLVIHEYLDKHPDVKDVEKNSIDAKVTMKHFEEAVKKVREQKDLKMGEKLVASYYR; encoded by the coding sequence ATGAGCCAAAATGCCCTATCTCTAAAAGTTTTGGAAGCATACACTAGAGATGTTGGAAGAGGAGTAGCAAGAATTGATTATGATTCTATGGATACGTTAAATGCCTCAACAGGCGATGTTATAGAAATTAAAGGTAAGAGAAGAACAGTTGCAAAATGTCTTCCACTGTATCCATCTGATGAAGGAAAAGGGATTATCAGAATTGATGGACTTGGAAGAAATAATTCGGGTATTGCAATTGGAGACACAATTTCAGTTAGAAAAATCAAAGCAGTAGCTGCAGAAAAGGTAGTAGTTGCCCCATTAGAGGCAATTCCACCAATTGATGAAAGATACCTTGCAGATGCTTTAGAGAGTGTTCCTTTAATTAAAGGAGACAATGTAATGGTTCCATATTTTGGTGGACGTTTAACTTTTCAAGTAATCGGGGTCACACCAGCTGCTGATGCAGTTTTGATTACACAAAAGACAGTTTTCCATATTGCAGAAAAAGGAGAAACATTACGTGGAGTTCCACAAGTAACCTATGAAGACATTGGTGGTTTGACTGATGAGATAAAGAAAGTAAGAGAGATGATTGAACTTCCATTAAGACATCCAGAAATCTTTGAAAAATTAGGAATTGAAGCACCAAAAGGCGTATTATTGTATGGACCTCCAGGAACTGGTAAAACATTACTTGCTAAAGCTGTTGCAAATGAAAGTAATGCACATTTTATCAGCATTTCAGGTCCAGAAATCATGAGCAAGTTTTATGGTGAAAGTGAAGCAAGATTAAGAGAAATTTTCAAAGAGGCAAGAGAAAAAGCTCCATCAATTATTTTTGTTGATGAAATAGATTCAATTGCACCAAAAAGAGAAGAAGTTACTGGAGAAGTTGAAAGAAGAGTTGTTTCACAAATGTTATCCTTAATGGATGGGTTGGAGGCAAGAGGTAAAGTAATTGTAATTTCTGCCACAAACAGACCAAATGCAATTGATCCTGCACTTAGAAGACCAGGTAGATTTGACAGAGAAATTGAGATCAAAGTTCCAGATAAAAAAGGAAGAAAAGACATTCTTGCAATTCACAGTAGAAACATGCCATTATCTGATGATGTAAATATTGACAAGATCTCATCAGTTAGCCATGGATATGTTGGAGCAGATTTGGAATATCTATGTAAAGAGGCTGCGATGAAATGCTTGAGAAGATTATTGCCTATTCTAAATCTTGAGGAAGAAAAAATTCCACCTGAAACATTAGACAAACTAATTGTGAATCATGAAGACTTCCAAAAGGCATTGATTGAGGTAACACCATCTGGAATGAGAGAAGTATTCATTGAAAATCCAGATGTAAAGTGGGATGAAGTAGGTGGTTTAGAAGATGTAAAACGAGAATTACAGGAAGCAGTTGAATGGCCAATGAAGTATCCAGGTCTTTATGATAAATTAGGACATACCATGCCAAGAGGCATATTACTTCATGGTCCAAGTGGCACAGGTAAAACATTACTTGCTAAAGCTGTTGCAACACAAAGTGAAGCAAACTTTGTTTCTGTTAGAGGTCCAGAATTATTATCTAAATGGGTTGGGGAATCAGAAAGAGGAATTAGAGAGATTTTCAAAAGAGCAAGACAGTCTGCCCCATGTGTAATTTTCTTTGATGAAATAGATTCTATTGCGCCAATTAGAGGAGCAGGTGGTGAAACTGCAGTTACTGAAAGAGTTGTCAGTCAATTACTTACAGAGTTAGACGGAATGGAAAACATGCATGGAGTTGTTGTCTTGGCTGCAACAAATAGAGCAGATATGATCGATCCAGCTTTACTAAGACCAGGCAGATTTGACAAAATCATTCAAGTACCAAATCCAGATAAAGATAGCAGAAAACGTATCTTAGAAATTAATGCTGAAAAGATACCTATGGGAGATGATGTAGACATAGATAAGATTGCTGAAATTACAGATGGAATGAGTGGAGCTGACACTTCATCTATTGCAAATACTGCAGTTTCATTAGTTATTCATGAATACCTAGACAAACACCCAGACGTCAAAGACGTTGAAAAAAATAGTATTGATGCCAAGGTAACTATGAAACATTTTGAAGAGGCAGTAAAGAAAGTAAGAGAACAAAAAGACCTCAAGATGGGAGAAAAATTAGTTGCTTCCTATTACAGGTAG
- the gatD gene encoding Glu-tRNA(Gln) amidotransferase subunit GatD: protein MSEYRGYEANSLEFLKKSQVKVGDSVKILTDITYSGIIMPRYEHSDDKHIVLKLKSGYNVGLEIAKIKKVEKIQSSEKIIDKPEKISKIEGLPKVLLLSTGGTIASKVDYRTGAVTPILTAEELNSSVPELSKIANIDTEVLLSEYSENIMPENWLEIAKKISTYSNSDYSGIIIAHGTDTMHYTSSFLSFALAGFPIPIVLVGSQRSSDRASSDAALNLIGAVKFITECKTKGVYIIMHNDENDNTVACHIGTRVRKNHTSKRGAFQTIGDNPAFIIAEEKIQKNMSKEFYKTQEFQPKINLDTKIALVKYYPGYDPKLIEHIIDNGYKGIIFEGTGLGHVGRVMYDSVKKANEKGMFLGMTSQCIDGRIRMTVYESGRDLLNLGIIPLENMLPEVALVKAMWALGNTQNIEDVKEIMLDNIASEISI, encoded by the coding sequence ATGTCAGAATACAGAGGGTATGAAGCAAACTCGTTAGAATTTCTTAAAAAAAGTCAAGTCAAAGTAGGAGATTCAGTAAAAATTCTCACAGATATAACGTATTCAGGCATAATTATGCCAAGATACGAACATAGTGATGACAAGCATATTGTTTTGAAACTAAAGAGCGGATATAATGTGGGGTTAGAGATTGCAAAAATTAAGAAAGTTGAGAAAATTCAATCCTCAGAAAAAATTATTGATAAACCTGAAAAAATAAGCAAAATAGAAGGATTACCAAAAGTTTTGTTACTCTCAACAGGTGGAACAATTGCAAGTAAAGTAGACTATAGAACAGGAGCAGTTACTCCAATATTGACTGCTGAAGAATTAAACTCATCAGTTCCCGAACTTTCAAAAATTGCAAATATCGATACAGAAGTTTTGTTATCAGAATACTCTGAAAATATAATGCCAGAAAACTGGTTAGAAATTGCAAAAAAAATTAGTACTTATTCAAATTCAGATTATTCAGGAATTATTATTGCTCATGGAACTGATACAATGCATTACACGTCATCATTTCTTTCATTTGCACTAGCAGGATTTCCAATACCAATTGTTTTAGTTGGCTCACAAAGATCTTCAGATAGAGCATCATCTGATGCAGCATTAAATTTGATAGGCGCAGTAAAATTCATCACAGAATGTAAAACAAAAGGTGTTTACATCATCATGCATAATGATGAAAATGACAATACTGTTGCATGCCATATTGGAACACGAGTTAGGAAAAATCATACTAGTAAACGAGGCGCATTTCAAACAATAGGAGATAATCCTGCATTCATAATTGCAGAAGAAAAAATTCAAAAAAATATGTCTAAAGAGTTCTATAAGACTCAGGAATTTCAACCAAAAATTAATCTAGATACAAAGATTGCGTTGGTAAAATATTATCCAGGATATGATCCAAAATTAATTGAACACATAATAGATAACGGATACAAAGGAATAATCTTTGAAGGAACAGGATTAGGACATGTTGGAAGAGTGATGTATGATTCTGTGAAAAAAGCCAACGAAAAGGGAATGTTTCTAGGCATGACATCACAGTGTATTGATGGAAGAATAAGAATGACAGTATATGAGAGTGGAAGAGATCTTCTAAATTTAGGCATAATTCCTTTAGAAAATATGCTTCCAGAGGTAGCACTAGTAAAAGCAATGTGGGCCCTTGGAAACACTCAGAATATTGAAGATGTAAAAGAAATTATGCTTGATAACATTGCATCTGAAATATCAATTTAG
- the gatE gene encoding Glu-tRNA(Gln) amidotransferase subunit GatE: MAEFSIDGLGVKVGLEIHQQLDTNKKLFCNCTPIDTEEYSIKFQRKLRAAKSELGEYDPAALFEKSKSKTIMYFANTESSCLVEQDEEPPHELDDDAKRTALIIASSLSSQVFSEIYPMRKTVVDGSNTTGFQRTMLISQGGSFNVDGKKIGIQSICLEEDAAKILGEEGSIKKYGLERLGIPLVEIATEPFEVKPHEIKKIALALGRILRSTKKVIRGLGSIRQDVNVSIKDGGVVIEVKGVQQLDQLEKVVEYEAKRQHGLLKISKKLQEIDCIHNNNDRKDITELFKKCSSKIIQNAIKKNQKIFGIAFRDMAGMFGYSPYEGIRLGKEVAELVRFFGIGGVFHSDELPNYGVENEDIDDLKRILEINDNDGFLILAAPEEKMEIVTDQIILRIEYIRNEGIPIDTRLATQSGETKFLRPRPGAARMYPETDIPPIIISKAELDNAIENIPKSWDDSIKDLQTKYQLNLQLSEQLFDSNYFELFESIIGKTKVSPTFVASILCSTITNLERSGLDSKLLKNKEIEKTFQFLEEGIITKESVEIIFENIMNGKSQTIEEAMKNASIETVDESELEVFCHQIVENNQEIIKNQKERAIGPLMGIAMKELRGKASGETINKLLLKNIKNKLENN; the protein is encoded by the coding sequence ATGGCAGAATTTTCAATAGATGGATTGGGAGTTAAAGTAGGACTAGAGATTCATCAACAACTTGACACAAATAAAAAATTATTTTGTAATTGTACACCTATTGATACAGAGGAATATTCTATCAAATTTCAAAGGAAATTACGTGCTGCCAAAAGTGAATTAGGCGAATATGATCCTGCAGCACTATTTGAAAAATCAAAATCAAAAACTATAATGTATTTTGCAAATACAGAAAGTAGTTGTTTAGTTGAACAAGATGAAGAACCACCACATGAATTAGATGATGATGCAAAGAGAACTGCATTAATTATTGCATCATCTCTAAGTTCACAAGTATTTAGTGAAATATATCCAATGAGAAAAACTGTAGTAGATGGTTCAAACACTACAGGATTTCAACGTACAATGTTAATTTCACAAGGAGGTTCTTTCAATGTAGATGGAAAAAAAATTGGAATTCAATCTATTTGTCTTGAAGAAGATGCTGCAAAAATTTTAGGAGAAGAGGGTTCAATCAAGAAATATGGCTTAGAGCGTTTAGGAATTCCTCTAGTCGAGATTGCCACTGAACCATTTGAAGTAAAACCACATGAAATTAAAAAAATTGCATTGGCACTAGGAAGAATTCTGAGAAGCACTAAAAAAGTGATAAGAGGTTTGGGTTCAATTCGACAAGATGTAAATGTTTCAATTAAGGATGGGGGTGTTGTAATAGAAGTAAAGGGAGTTCAACAGCTTGATCAATTAGAAAAAGTGGTGGAATATGAGGCTAAAAGGCAACACGGATTATTAAAAATCTCAAAAAAATTACAAGAAATTGATTGTATTCACAACAATAATGATAGAAAAGACATTACAGAATTATTCAAAAAATGTAGTTCAAAAATTATTCAAAATGCCATAAAGAAAAATCAGAAAATATTTGGTATTGCATTTAGAGACATGGCAGGTATGTTTGGATATTCACCATACGAAGGAATTAGATTAGGAAAAGAAGTAGCAGAACTAGTACGATTTTTTGGAATAGGTGGAGTTTTTCATTCTGATGAGTTACCAAATTACGGTGTTGAAAATGAAGACATTGATGATTTGAAAAGAATTTTAGAAATCAATGATAATGATGGGTTTCTGATTTTGGCAGCTCCAGAAGAGAAAATGGAGATAGTCACAGATCAGATAATTTTGAGAATCGAATACATTAGAAATGAAGGAATTCCAATCGATACAAGATTAGCAACTCAAAGTGGAGAAACTAAATTTCTGAGACCAAGACCAGGTGCAGCAAGAATGTATCCTGAAACAGATATTCCTCCAATAATAATTTCAAAAGCAGAATTAGATAATGCAATAGAGAATATTCCCAAATCATGGGATGATTCAATCAAAGATCTACAAACAAAATATCAACTAAATCTTCAATTATCAGAACAACTTTTTGATTCAAACTATTTTGAATTATTTGAAAGTATAATTGGGAAAACCAAAGTAAGCCCAACATTTGTAGCATCAATATTATGTTCAACTATAACAAATTTAGAAAGAAGTGGATTAGATTCAAAATTATTAAAAAACAAAGAAATAGAAAAAACATTTCAATTTTTGGAAGAAGGAATAATTACTAAAGAATCAGTTGAAATTATTTTTGAAAACATTATGAACGGAAAGTCTCAGACAATAGAAGAGGCAATGAAAAATGCTTCAATTGAAACTGTGGATGAGTCAGAATTAGAGGTATTTTGTCATCAAATTGTTGAAAATAATCAGGAAATTATAAAAAATCAAAAAGAAAGGGCAATTGGACCTCTAATGGGAATTGCAATGAAGGAATTAAGAGGTAAAGCATCTGGAGAAACAATCAACAAACTTCTTTTAAAAAATATCAAAAACAAATTAGAAAATAACTAA
- a CDS encoding 5' nucleotidase, NT5C type: MKIALDVDGVLADVIQSWLNHNNSVRQEILKHQITDWDFWKKFEIDRYDFYSELNSCWENWTSIPPTEENLATVTKNLSDIGQVDIVTARERSTDSFVKNWLEHHNISYDNYISVVDGPMKANLDYDVFIDDSPLNALKFLENNKNVILYSQPWNQHIAENTVHRISNLSEAIKKLN; this comes from the coding sequence ATGAAAATCGCATTAGATGTAGATGGTGTACTTGCTGATGTTATCCAGTCATGGTTAAATCACAACAATTCAGTCAGACAAGAGATTTTAAAGCACCAGATTACTGATTGGGATTTTTGGAAAAAATTTGAAATTGATCGTTATGACTTTTATTCTGAATTAAACTCCTGTTGGGAAAATTGGACTTCAATCCCACCTACTGAAGAAAATTTGGCAACAGTTACAAAAAATCTCTCTGATATTGGTCAAGTAGATATTGTAACTGCAAGAGAACGTTCGACTGATTCTTTTGTGAAGAATTGGTTAGAACATCACAACATCTCTTATGATAACTATATTTCAGTAGTTGATGGTCCCATGAAAGCTAATTTAGATTATGATGTTTTTATTGATGATTCGCCATTAAATGCATTAAAATTTCTAGAAAATAACAAAAATGTAATTCTTTATTCTCAACCATGGAATCAACATATTGCTGAAAATACTGTTCACAGAATTTCAAATCTTTCTGAAGCAATTAAAAAATTAAATTAA